The following proteins come from a genomic window of Yinghuangia sp. ASG 101:
- a CDS encoding ATP-binding protein: MTATVSTTTTATDGIPAAARQVQPPEDAFAAELRFLAAYDPGPRPPAWLLTPRAVVTFVMGSAGEALKLPDGSASMTIGRKFVGERALVERCVVTLAGERGLLLVGEPGTAKSMLSELLAAAVCGTSGLTVQGTAGTTEDQLKYGWNYALLLAQGPSRDALVPSPVLTAMARGGVARVEEVTRCLPEVQDALVSLLSERRVAVPELAGTDDAQVHAAPGFTLIATANLRDRGVSEMSAALKRRFNFETIGPIADLDAETDLVRRQARGSVERAGAVFSVDDAVLEALVIAFRDLRTGRSAEGWEIERPSTVMSTAEAVAVASALGLASAYFPGDRDVLGLLPGHLLGVVRKDDPTDAAKLLGYWDAAVRRRAEQGAATWRTLWDLRHVLEG, from the coding sequence ATGACCGCCACCGTCTCGACCACCACCACCGCCACCGACGGCATACCGGCCGCCGCGCGACAGGTCCAGCCGCCCGAGGACGCGTTCGCGGCCGAACTGCGGTTCCTCGCCGCGTACGACCCCGGACCCCGCCCGCCCGCGTGGCTCCTCACCCCGCGCGCGGTCGTCACCTTCGTCATGGGCAGCGCCGGCGAGGCCCTCAAACTGCCCGACGGCTCCGCCTCCATGACGATCGGTCGGAAATTCGTCGGGGAACGCGCCCTCGTCGAACGCTGCGTCGTCACCCTCGCCGGCGAACGCGGGCTGCTGCTCGTCGGCGAACCGGGCACCGCCAAGTCCATGCTGTCCGAACTGCTCGCGGCGGCGGTCTGCGGCACCAGCGGCCTGACCGTCCAGGGCACCGCGGGCACCACCGAGGACCAGCTCAAATACGGCTGGAACTACGCGCTGCTCCTCGCCCAGGGCCCGAGCCGCGACGCGCTCGTGCCGTCCCCGGTCCTCACCGCGATGGCGCGCGGCGGCGTCGCCCGCGTCGAGGAGGTCACCCGCTGCCTCCCCGAGGTCCAGGACGCCCTGGTGTCCCTGCTGTCCGAACGCCGCGTCGCCGTACCCGAACTCGCCGGCACCGACGACGCCCAGGTCCACGCGGCCCCCGGCTTCACCCTGATCGCCACGGCGAACCTGCGCGACCGGGGCGTCTCGGAGATGTCGGCGGCCCTCAAACGCCGCTTCAACTTCGAGACCATCGGCCCGATCGCCGACCTCGACGCCGAGACCGACCTGGTGCGCCGCCAGGCCCGCGGTTCGGTGGAACGCGCCGGAGCGGTGTTCTCGGTCGACGACGCCGTCCTGGAGGCCCTGGTCATCGCGTTCCGCGACCTGCGCACCGGGCGCAGCGCGGAAGGCTGGGAGATCGAACGCCCGTCCACCGTGATGAGTACCGCCGAAGCGGTCGCCGTCGCCTCGGCGCTCGGCCTCGCGTCGGCGTACTTCCCCGGCGACCGCGACGTCCTCGGCCTCCTGCCCGGCCACCTCCTCGGCGTGGTCCGCAAGGACGACCCGACGGACGCCGCGAAGCTCCTGGGCTACTGGGACGCCGCGGTCCGCCGCCGTGCCGAACAAGGCGCGGCCACGTGGCGCACGCTGTGGGACCTCCGGCATGTCCTGGAGGGGTGA
- a CDS encoding DUF4132 domain-containing protein, whose product MGWVQAGDYEVALEDGTVVCRNASGRRLKSVPSKLSDDPVVVGLRQLVEWLDRHERTCRSDVERWMVRSLAVPAQVVARVWPDAAWQRVLRDLVVTTGDGTTGFLRDADPERGIGVVDLDGDTVRLTPDEVRFPHPVLLDDLDDLREFAVELGVEQQIGQLYREVWHRPDDIAADRSHVDDYAGGKYDQLRFLYGRTTSLGYQVRGGQAVCPVLEDARTVEARVWLGDFDPYESTATGSLSWSDTSGRTLRLTEVGPVAWSEGLRMAAALYAGRSTEKQEAAA is encoded by the coding sequence ATGGGTTGGGTGCAAGCCGGCGACTACGAAGTCGCCCTGGAGGACGGCACCGTCGTGTGCCGCAACGCGTCGGGCAGGCGGCTGAAAAGCGTGCCCTCCAAGCTGTCCGACGATCCCGTCGTGGTCGGCCTGCGCCAACTGGTCGAATGGCTCGACCGCCACGAGCGCACGTGCCGGTCCGACGTGGAGCGCTGGATGGTCCGCTCGCTCGCCGTCCCCGCGCAGGTCGTCGCCCGCGTGTGGCCCGACGCCGCGTGGCAGCGCGTCCTCCGCGACCTCGTCGTCACGACCGGCGACGGCACCACCGGATTCCTGCGCGACGCCGACCCCGAGCGCGGCATCGGCGTCGTCGACCTCGACGGCGACACCGTCCGCCTGACGCCGGACGAGGTGCGCTTCCCACACCCCGTGCTGCTCGACGACCTCGACGACCTGCGCGAGTTCGCCGTCGAACTCGGCGTCGAGCAACAGATCGGCCAGCTCTACCGCGAGGTCTGGCACCGTCCGGACGACATCGCGGCCGACCGCTCCCACGTCGACGACTACGCGGGCGGCAAATACGACCAACTGCGGTTCCTGTACGGGCGCACGACCTCCCTCGGCTACCAGGTCCGCGGCGGGCAGGCGGTCTGCCCGGTCCTGGAGGACGCCCGCACCGTCGAAGCCCGCGTATGGCTGGGCGACTTCGACCCGTACGAAAGCACCGCCACCGGCAGCCTGTCGTGGTCCGACACCTCCGGGCGGACGCTCCGCCTCACCGAAGTCGGGCCCGTGGCCTGGTCGGAAGGCCTGCGCATGGCCGCCGCACTCTACGCGGGACGTTCCACCGAGAAGCAGGAGGCGGCGGCATGA
- a CDS encoding S26 family signal peptidase: MGLLDSMAARVADGATVEFRPSGTSMAPLIHSRQLVAVAPVETAKIEVGDIVLARVAGTTYLHLVSAVDRARGRVRISNNRGRSNGWTAVTRVYGICVSVDGTELPAARGKVRGTGE, from the coding sequence ATGGGCTTGCTGGATTCCATGGCCGCACGTGTCGCGGACGGGGCCACCGTCGAGTTCCGCCCCAGCGGCACCTCGATGGCCCCGCTGATCCACAGTCGCCAACTCGTCGCGGTCGCTCCCGTGGAGACCGCGAAGATCGAGGTCGGCGACATCGTTCTGGCCCGCGTCGCGGGCACGACGTACCTGCATCTGGTCTCCGCGGTGGACCGCGCGCGGGGGCGGGTGCGGATCAGCAACAACCGCGGTCGCAGCAACGGATGGACGGCGGTCACGCGCGTGTACGGCATCTGCGTGTCCGTCGACGGGACGGAACTCCCGGCGGCGCGGGGCAAGGTGCGCGGCACGGGGGAGTGA
- the pip gene encoding prolyl aminopeptidase, whose translation MRTFYPEIEPYEHGMLDVGDGQRLYWELCGNPDGKPAVFLHGGPGGGSTPSHRRLFDPEAYRVLLFDQRGCGRSTPHAADHGTGLTANTTGHLVADIERLRAMAGVERWLVFGGSWGSALALAYAQQHTDRVSELVLRGIFTLRASELRWFYQEGASELFPDLWEQYLAPIPEDERGDLIRAYHRRLNHDDPAVRAEAAVAWSVWEGSTLTLRPRADVVATHRERDYALAFARIENHFFVNGGFLPEGGLIAGAGRLRGIPAVIVQGRYDVCTPARTAWDLHRAWPEADFVLVDDAGHAYDEPGILDALVTATDRFARGGGTPPG comes from the coding sequence GTGCGGACGTTCTACCCCGAGATCGAACCCTACGAGCACGGCATGCTGGACGTCGGGGACGGCCAGCGGCTGTATTGGGAGCTGTGCGGCAACCCCGACGGCAAGCCCGCGGTGTTCCTGCACGGCGGCCCCGGGGGCGGGTCGACGCCGTCGCACCGGCGGTTGTTCGACCCCGAGGCGTACCGCGTGCTGCTGTTCGACCAGCGCGGTTGCGGACGCAGCACACCGCACGCCGCCGACCACGGCACCGGCCTGACCGCGAACACGACGGGGCACCTGGTGGCGGACATCGAGCGGTTGCGCGCGATGGCCGGGGTCGAGCGGTGGCTGGTCTTCGGCGGCTCGTGGGGGAGTGCGCTCGCGCTGGCCTACGCCCAGCAACACACGGACCGGGTCAGCGAGTTGGTCCTGCGCGGCATCTTCACCCTGCGCGCCTCCGAGCTGCGCTGGTTCTACCAGGAGGGCGCGTCCGAGCTGTTCCCCGACCTGTGGGAGCAGTACCTCGCGCCGATCCCCGAGGACGAGCGGGGCGACCTGATCCGCGCGTACCACCGCCGCCTCAACCACGACGACCCCGCCGTGCGCGCGGAGGCGGCCGTCGCGTGGAGTGTCTGGGAGGGCTCGACGCTCACCCTGCGCCCGCGCGCGGACGTGGTCGCGACCCACCGCGAGCGCGACTACGCGCTCGCCTTCGCGCGCATCGAGAACCACTTCTTCGTGAACGGCGGCTTCCTCCCCGAGGGCGGCCTCATCGCGGGCGCCGGCCGCCTGCGCGGCATCCCCGCCGTGATCGTGCAGGGCCGGTACGACGTCTGTACGCCCGCCCGCACCGCGTGGGACCTCCACCGGGCGTGGCCCGAGGCCGACTTCGTCCTCGTCGACGACGCCGGGCACGCGTACGACGAGCCCGGGATCCTCGACGCGCTCGTGACCGCCACGGACCGCTTCGCCCGCGGCGGCGGCACGCCCCCCGGGTGA
- a CDS encoding arylamine N-acetyltransferase family protein — protein sequence MRSIDVRGYLVRLGLGDISGPPSTELLFALHRAHVERVAYEGIHAQFADPVSIDPAASVARIAAGRGGYCYHLNGAFAVLLEHFGFPVVRHRAGVQPRFEDPPGVLGNHMTLTVLSEGRDWLVDVGLGDGFHEPLPLRQGVYDQGPFSYALVPSDVVPNGWRFTHDRRGAFPRMDLARESVAVDVFAEKHVWLSTSPESSFVRTCVALRRDVKGVDNLTGCVLKRVDASGETVTPLTSEADWFAALADVFALPLTDLTAGQRATLWAKVHAAHVLRETTAPA from the coding sequence ATGAGAAGCATCGACGTGCGCGGTTACCTCGTCCGGCTCGGACTCGGCGACATATCGGGCCCGCCGTCCACCGAGCTGCTGTTCGCGCTGCACCGCGCGCACGTGGAACGGGTCGCGTACGAAGGCATCCACGCGCAGTTCGCCGACCCCGTCAGCATCGACCCCGCCGCGTCGGTCGCGCGCATCGCGGCCGGCCGGGGCGGCTACTGCTACCACCTCAACGGCGCGTTCGCCGTGCTCCTCGAACACTTCGGCTTCCCGGTCGTCCGCCACCGCGCGGGCGTGCAACCGCGCTTCGAGGACCCGCCCGGCGTGCTCGGCAACCACATGACCCTGACGGTTCTCTCGGAGGGCCGGGACTGGCTGGTCGACGTCGGGCTCGGCGACGGCTTCCACGAGCCGCTGCCGCTGCGGCAGGGCGTCTACGACCAAGGCCCGTTCTCGTACGCCCTCGTGCCCTCCGACGTCGTGCCGAACGGCTGGCGCTTCACCCACGACCGCCGCGGCGCGTTCCCGCGCATGGACCTCGCCCGCGAGTCGGTCGCCGTCGACGTCTTCGCCGAGAAGCACGTGTGGCTGTCGACGTCGCCCGAGTCGTCGTTCGTCCGCACGTGCGTCGCCCTGCGCCGCGACGTCAAGGGCGTCGACAACCTCACCGGCTGCGTCCTCAAGCGCGTCGACGCGTCGGGCGAGACGGTCACGCCGCTGACCTCCGAGGCCGACTGGTTCGCCGCGCTCGCCGACGTCTTCGCTCTGCCGCTCACCGACCTCACCGCCGGGCAGCGCGCCACACTGTGGGCCAAGGTGCACGCCGCCCACGTCCTCCGCGAAACCACCGCCCCCGCCTGA